The following are encoded in a window of Thermococcus sp. M39 genomic DNA:
- the purC gene encoding phosphoribosylaminoimidazolesuccinocarboxamide synthase has translation MEVYEGKAKKMIPLDEGKFLMEFKDDATAFDGKKKAQFKGKGFYNAQISAKLFKLLEEHGIKTHFIGIAGENKLIVERLEMYPIEVVVRNIVAGSLKKRLPLGEGTELNEPIVEIYYKSDELGDPMINYYHAKILGISEEEIKEMEKIALKVNEILKEYFKERGILLVDFKLEFGKNVRGEIVLADEISPDTCRFWDAETKKSLDKDVFRFDKGDLISAYEEIYKRIMG, from the coding sequence ATGGAGGTCTATGAAGGAAAAGCTAAGAAAATGATCCCCTTAGATGAGGGGAAATTCTTGATGGAATTTAAAGATGATGCAACAGCTTTTGATGGCAAGAAAAAAGCACAATTCAAAGGGAAAGGCTTTTACAATGCTCAGATTTCAGCAAAATTATTCAAGCTTTTGGAGGAGCACGGTATTAAGACACACTTTATTGGCATTGCTGGGGAGAATAAGTTGATTGTGGAAAGGTTGGAAATGTATCCAATTGAAGTTGTTGTTAGAAACATTGTCGCTGGTAGTTTGAAGAAGAGGCTTCCATTGGGAGAGGGAACAGAGCTAAATGAGCCAATTGTTGAGATTTACTATAAAAGCGATGAGCTTGGTGATCCGATGATAAACTACTATCACGCAAAAATTCTTGGGATAAGTGAGGAGGAAATTAAAGAAATGGAAAAAATTGCATTGAAAGTAAACGAAATCCTAAAAGAGTACTTCAAAGAGAGGGGAATTTTACTTGTTGACTTTAAGCTTGAGTTTGGCAAAAATGTCAGAGGTGAAATAGTTTTAGCCGATGAGATAAGCCCAGACACATGCAGATTTTGGGATGCGGAGACAAAGAAAAGCTTGGATAAGGACGTCTTTAGGTTCGACAAGGGTGACTTGATTTCAGCTTATGAGGAGATTTATAAAAGGATAATGGGTTAA
- the purD gene encoding phosphoribosylamine--glycine ligase → MKVLLVGAGGRENAIAEALVKSGAKLYVVAKHVNPGIKRLAEDYGVAKETDVEKVLEFAKKWDVDLAFIGPEAPLEKGIVNLLEENGIPTVGPSREAAQLETNKAFARQIMEKYKIPGRKLFKVFDDVKEMESWIDEFGKPVVVKPLGLTGGKGVKVVGYQLKDNDEAKEYAKKLIEKDGKVLIEERTDGIEFTFQVFTDGKRVIPMPLAQDYPHAYDGDVGPITGGMGSYSCKDHLLPFITEEDYERALKTLEKTIEAMRKEGTPYKGILYGQFMLAKDEPKIIEFNARFGDPEAINVLPILETPLLEIAEGIVDGTLSKAKFQEKATVVKYIAPKGYPENPVRGVQIQVDEAKILESGAKIYYASIDENLTLLGSRALAIVGIAESIEEAERIASQGIKHVKGEIFYRRDVGTKESIEKRIKMMRELRGE, encoded by the coding sequence ATGAAAGTTCTTTTAGTTGGTGCTGGTGGAAGGGAGAATGCCATTGCTGAAGCCCTCGTAAAAAGCGGTGCTAAGCTTTACGTAGTTGCAAAGCACGTTAATCCTGGAATTAAAAGATTAGCTGAAGATTATGGAGTGGCAAAAGAGACAGATGTTGAAAAAGTCTTGGAGTTTGCCAAAAAGTGGGACGTTGATTTGGCTTTCATTGGCCCGGAAGCTCCTTTAGAGAAGGGGATTGTGAATCTTTTAGAAGAGAACGGCATTCCAACAGTTGGACCGTCAAGAGAAGCGGCTCAACTTGAGACGAACAAAGCCTTTGCAAGGCAAATAATGGAGAAGTACAAAATTCCTGGAAGAAAGCTCTTCAAAGTCTTTGATGACGTGAAGGAGATGGAAAGCTGGATTGACGAGTTTGGAAAGCCTGTTGTAGTAAAACCCCTTGGCTTAACTGGAGGTAAAGGAGTTAAAGTAGTCGGCTATCAGCTGAAAGACAACGATGAAGCAAAAGAATATGCAAAAAAGCTAATTGAGAAGGATGGAAAGGTTTTGATTGAAGAGAGAACGGATGGCATTGAATTTACTTTCCAAGTCTTCACAGATGGGAAGAGAGTTATTCCCATGCCATTAGCTCAGGACTATCCGCACGCTTACGATGGCGATGTTGGACCGATAACTGGTGGTATGGGCTCTTATTCGTGTAAAGATCATTTATTGCCGTTTATTACAGAAGAAGACTATGAGAGAGCCTTGAAGACTTTAGAAAAAACTATAGAAGCTATGAGAAAAGAGGGAACTCCCTACAAAGGAATTCTCTATGGGCAGTTCATGCTCGCAAAGGATGAGCCGAAAATAATTGAATTCAACGCTCGCTTTGGAGATCCGGAGGCTATCAACGTTCTACCGATTTTGGAGACACCTCTGCTTGAAATAGCTGAGGGAATAGTTGATGGAACACTCAGTAAAGCCAAATTCCAAGAGAAAGCTACTGTTGTGAAGTACATAGCTCCAAAAGGCTATCCAGAGAATCCAGTAAGAGGGGTTCAAATCCAAGTCGATGAAGCTAAAATTTTGGAAAGCGGAGCGAAAATTTACTACGCTTCAATTGATGAGAACCTAACTCTTCTCGGCTCAAGGGCTTTAGCAATTGTTGGAATTGCTGAAAGCATTGAGGAGGCTGAAAGAATAGCTTCTCAAGGAATAAAGCACGTTAAGGGCGAAATCTTCTACCGCAGAGATGTTGGCACCAAAGAGAGCATTGAGAAGAGGATTAAGATGATGAGAGAGCTTAGGGGTGAGTGA
- the purT gene encoding phosphoribosylglycinamide formyltransferase 2 — MIEIRNELGTPLTDSAVKILLLGSGELGKEIAIEAQRLGVEVIAVDRYANAPAMQVAHKSYVGNMKDKDFLWSVVEREKPDAIIPEIEAINLDALFEFEKEGYFVVPNAKATWIAMHRERTRETLAKEAKVPTSRYMYATTLDELYEACEKIGYPCHTKPIMSSSGKGSYFVKGPEDIPKAWEEAKKKARGSADKIIVEEHIDFEVEITELAVRHFDEHGKIVTTFPKPVGHYQIKGDYHASWQPAEISEKAEKEVYRIAKRITDVLGGLGLFGVEMFVKGDKVWANEVSPRPHDTGMVTLASHPTGFSEFGLHVRAVLGLPIPAVEENGVRKFPILTPAATHVILANQEGYAPKFRGIFKALSIPNTTVRLFGKPEAYKGRRLGVALAWDKDVQVAKRKAEQVAHLIELKVRSGEWQSQEFIKDKHLL, encoded by the coding sequence ATGATTGAGATAAGAAACGAGTTGGGAACTCCTCTAACAGATTCTGCTGTTAAGATTCTCCTCCTTGGAAGTGGCGAGCTTGGGAAGGAAATAGCTATAGAAGCCCAAAGGCTTGGAGTTGAGGTTATTGCCGTTGACCGCTACGCTAATGCTCCCGCGATGCAAGTTGCCCACAAAAGCTACGTTGGAAATATGAAGGATAAAGACTTCCTGTGGAGTGTTGTTGAGAGGGAAAAGCCTGACGCAATAATTCCAGAGATTGAGGCAATAAATCTTGATGCGCTTTTTGAATTTGAAAAAGAAGGTTATTTTGTTGTTCCAAATGCAAAAGCAACTTGGATCGCTATGCATCGGGAAAGAACGAGGGAAACCTTGGCAAAGGAGGCAAAAGTTCCTACATCACGATACATGTATGCTACAACCTTAGACGAGCTTTATGAAGCTTGTGAAAAGATTGGTTATCCCTGCCACACAAAGCCAATAATGAGCTCAAGCGGAAAGGGTTCCTACTTTGTTAAGGGTCCAGAAGATATTCCAAAGGCTTGGGAAGAAGCAAAGAAGAAAGCTCGCGGCAGTGCTGACAAGATAATAGTTGAGGAACACATAGATTTTGAGGTTGAGATTACTGAATTAGCGGTTAGGCACTTCGACGAGCACGGCAAAATCGTTACAACATTTCCAAAACCTGTAGGTCATTACCAAATCAAAGGTGATTATCATGCAAGCTGGCAGCCTGCTGAGATAAGTGAGAAAGCTGAGAAAGAAGTTTACAGAATAGCAAAAAGAATAACTGACGTTCTCGGAGGTTTGGGCTTATTTGGGGTTGAGATGTTCGTTAAAGGAGATAAAGTTTGGGCTAACGAAGTCTCTCCAAGGCCTCACGACACTGGAATGGTAACTTTAGCCTCTCATCCTACTGGATTCTCAGAGTTTGGTCTTCACGTTAGAGCTGTTCTCGGCTTGCCAATTCCTGCTGTTGAAGAGAACGGCGTTAGAAAGTTTCCAATTTTAACTCCAGCGGCAACTCATGTAATTTTAGCAAACCAAGAGGGCTATGCACCAAAGTTTAGAGGAATATTTAAGGCTTTGAGCATTCCGAACACAACGGTTAGGCTCTTTGGAAAGCCAGAAGCTTACAAAGGGAGGAGATTAGGAGTTGCGTTAGCTTGGGACAAAGATGTCCAAGTTGCTAAGAGAAAAGCGGAACAAGTTGCTCACTTAATAGAGCTTAAAGTGAGAAGTGGAGAATGGCAAAGTCAAGAATTCATAAAAGACAAGCACCTGCTTTAG
- the purE gene encoding 5-(carboxyamino)imidazole ribonucleotide mutase, with protein sequence MKVLVVMGSKSDSHIAEKVTQVLDEFGISYDVEVASAHRNPKKVEELAKKDYDVFIAIAGLSAALPGAIASHTTKPVIGVPVSAKLGGLDSLLSIAQMPPGVPVATVGIDNGKNAALLAIEILALKDESLKRKLEEYRERMRS encoded by the coding sequence ATGAAGGTGCTCGTTGTTATGGGAAGCAAAAGCGATTCTCACATTGCTGAAAAAGTAACCCAAGTTCTGGATGAGTTTGGTATTAGCTACGACGTTGAAGTTGCCTCTGCTCACAGAAATCCAAAGAAAGTTGAAGAGCTAGCAAAAAAAGACTACGACGTTTTCATAGCAATAGCTGGCTTAAGCGCCGCTTTACCCGGAGCTATAGCCTCTCACACAACAAAGCCCGTTATAGGCGTTCCAGTCTCTGCTAAGCTTGGAGGATTGGACTCTCTCTTAAGCATAGCTCAGATGCCCCCCGGAGTTCCAGTAGCTACTGTGGGAATAGATAATGGAAAGAACGCCGCTTTGCTAGCGATTGAGATTTTAGCTTTGAAAGATGAAAGCTTAAAGAGAAAGCTTGAGGAGTACAGAGAAAGAATGAGAAGCTAA
- the purS gene encoding phosphoribosylformylglycinamidine synthase subunit PurS — translation MKYKAKIIVRLKEGLNDPEGRVIGKALKNLGYKVEDLKVPKYFEVVFESENPEKDVEEMCKRLLANPVIHTYEYQIEPLGE, via the coding sequence ATGAAATATAAGGCAAAAATTATCGTTCGCTTAAAGGAAGGGCTTAACGACCCGGAGGGGAGGGTAATTGGAAAGGCACTCAAAAACCTCGGTTATAAAGTTGAAGACTTAAAGGTCCCAAAGTACTTTGAGGTGGTTTTTGAGAGTGAAAATCCAGAGAAAGATGTCGAGGAGATGTGCAAACGCTTGCTTGCAAATCCAGTTATCCACACTTACGAGTATCAAATAGAACCCTTGGGTGAGTGA
- the purL gene encoding phosphoribosylformylglycinamidine synthase subunit PurL: MFPREEKFIREKLGREPNELEWAMIEVMWSEHASYKSSRQWLKLLPTKNEHVILGPGEDAGVVKFDENTAIVVGIESHNHPSAVEPYGGAATGVGGIVRDILCMGARPIALLDPIRFGPLEKERNRYLFEYVVKGIADYGNRIGVPTVGGETEFDESLDGYTLVNVACIGIMHPNELVHSYVTERGLLLVLVGNKTGRDGIHGVTFASEELSENAEEEDRSAVQIPDPFTEKLLIEATLEAVKTGKVKALKDLGGGGLTCASSEMAGKKGFGAVIYADRVPQREPNMNAMEVMISESQERMLFAIREEDLEEITKIFEKYELEWTVVGEIIDEPRFIVYWGKEKVADLPIDILTEVPTITWETKPYNLEKDVKTPEISVEEAFLRVLSSPNIISKEWVYRQYDHGVQGRTVLKPGLDAAVLKINDEYGLAFVSDGNPSYCYLNPYHGAMTCVVEAIRNLASVGAKPLALVDNLNFASPERPEVYWSFIETIKGLRDAANAFGLAYVSGNVSFYNEVNGKPIKPTPVVAALGKVKLEHVTTMNFKDEGNLIAVVGVTKKELGGSELYRALGIEGGIAPKVDLDREKKNIEGILKAIELKLVNAVHDVSRGGLAVALAEMAIASGLGFEVDISRVPVEMVLSPLEVLFSESQARFIISFEKEDLQKLREIFKDFAVIGKVKGKELIFTDNETEIIRISLKEADEIYNSLPKLLGE; the protein is encoded by the coding sequence ATGTTTCCTCGCGAGGAAAAATTTATCCGCGAAAAGCTTGGAAGAGAGCCTAATGAATTGGAATGGGCAATGATTGAAGTAATGTGGAGCGAGCATGCCTCATATAAGTCAAGCCGCCAATGGCTTAAGCTTTTACCTACTAAGAACGAGCACGTGATTTTGGGTCCGGGAGAAGACGCTGGTGTTGTAAAGTTTGATGAGAACACCGCTATAGTCGTTGGAATTGAAAGTCACAATCACCCTTCTGCCGTTGAGCCCTATGGTGGAGCAGCAACAGGCGTTGGGGGAATTGTAAGAGATATCCTCTGCATGGGCGCTCGTCCTATAGCTTTACTCGACCCAATTCGCTTTGGACCTTTGGAGAAGGAACGCAATAGATATCTTTTTGAGTATGTTGTCAAGGGAATAGCTGATTATGGAAACAGGATAGGAGTTCCTACTGTTGGCGGCGAAACGGAGTTTGATGAGAGCTTGGACGGCTATACATTAGTGAATGTTGCGTGCATTGGTATAATGCATCCCAATGAGTTAGTCCACAGCTATGTAACTGAGAGAGGTCTGCTTTTAGTTTTAGTTGGGAACAAAACTGGAAGAGATGGCATTCATGGAGTGACTTTTGCAAGTGAAGAGCTCAGCGAAAATGCCGAAGAAGAGGATCGCTCAGCAGTCCAAATTCCAGATCCTTTCACTGAAAAACTTTTAATTGAAGCAACTCTCGAGGCAGTAAAGACTGGTAAAGTTAAGGCCCTCAAAGATTTAGGCGGCGGAGGCTTAACTTGTGCATCCTCAGAAATGGCTGGAAAGAAAGGCTTTGGTGCAGTCATTTATGCAGATAGAGTGCCACAGAGAGAGCCGAACATGAATGCAATGGAAGTAATGATTTCAGAGAGCCAAGAAAGAATGCTCTTCGCTATTAGAGAGGAGGATTTGGAAGAGATAACAAAGATTTTTGAAAAATATGAACTTGAGTGGACAGTTGTTGGAGAGATAATAGACGAGCCTAGGTTTATTGTCTATTGGGGCAAAGAAAAAGTTGCTGATTTGCCGATTGATATACTAACGGAAGTTCCGACTATTACATGGGAAACTAAGCCCTACAACCTTGAAAAAGATGTTAAAACACCTGAAATAAGCGTTGAGGAGGCATTTCTTAGAGTTCTTTCAAGCCCAAACATCATAAGCAAAGAGTGGGTTTATAGACAGTATGACCATGGAGTTCAAGGTAGAACAGTTTTAAAACCGGGCTTAGATGCGGCTGTATTAAAAATAAACGATGAATACGGCTTAGCTTTTGTGAGCGATGGAAATCCAAGCTACTGCTACCTGAACCCTTATCACGGTGCAATGACTTGTGTGGTTGAAGCTATAAGAAACTTGGCTTCCGTTGGTGCTAAACCTTTAGCTTTAGTTGACAACCTAAACTTTGCCTCCCCAGAGAGACCTGAGGTTTATTGGAGCTTTATCGAGACGATTAAAGGCCTTAGGGATGCGGCAAATGCTTTTGGATTAGCTTATGTTAGCGGAAATGTGAGCTTTTACAACGAGGTCAACGGAAAGCCTATAAAGCCCACCCCTGTCGTGGCGGCTTTAGGAAAGGTCAAGCTTGAGCACGTGACGACAATGAACTTTAAAGATGAAGGTAATTTGATTGCCGTGGTTGGAGTAACAAAGAAGGAATTAGGAGGAAGTGAGCTCTACAGGGCTTTAGGCATTGAAGGTGGAATCGCTCCAAAAGTCGACCTTGATAGGGAAAAGAAGAACATTGAGGGAATTCTGAAGGCGATCGAGCTGAAGCTGGTTAACGCTGTCCACGACGTCAGCAGAGGAGGTTTGGCAGTAGCTTTAGCTGAGATGGCAATAGCGAGCGGATTGGGCTTTGAGGTTGACATAAGTAGAGTGCCAGTGGAAATGGTGCTCTCGCCATTAGAAGTGCTGTTTTCAGAAAGTCAAGCTCGCTTTATAATCAGCTTTGAAAAAGAGGATCTTCAAAAGCTCAGGGAAATTTTCAAAGACTTTGCAGTCATTGGAAAAGTGAAGGGAAAAGAACTGATTTTCACGGACAATGAAACAGAAATCATAAGAATAAGTTTAAAAGAGGCAGATGAAATTTACAACTCACTTCCAAAGCTTTTAGGCGAGTGA
- the guaB gene encoding IMP dehydrogenase yields MGKFEQKLVNAIKGYTFDDVLLIPQATEVEPKDVDVSTQITPNIRLNIPILSAAMDTVTEWEMAIAMAREGGLGVIHRNMSIEEQVEMVKKVKRAERFIIEDVITISPDETLDYALFLMEKHDIDGLPVVQDGKVVGIISKKDIATKEGQKVKDIMTEDVITVEEDISVEEAMKIMVENRIDRLPVINKEGRLIGLITMSDLVLRKKFKNAVRDENGDLLVAAAVGPFDLKRALALDKAGVDVIVIDTAHAHNLKAIESMKEIRAKVDADLIVGNIANPKAVDDLTFADAVKVGIGPGSICTTRVVAGVGVPQITAIAMVADRAEEYGIKVIADGGIKYSGDIVKAIAAGADAVMLGNLLAGTKEAPGKEVIINGRKYKQYRGMGSLGAMMKGGAERYYQKGHMKTRKFVPEGVEGVVPYKGSVSEVLYQLIGGLRAGMGYVGAKNIQELKEKGEFVIITQAGLKESHPHDIFITNEAPNYPIGK; encoded by the coding sequence ATGGGGAAATTTGAACAAAAACTTGTCAATGCAATTAAGGGCTACACCTTTGATGATGTTCTGTTGATTCCCCAAGCAACTGAGGTTGAGCCCAAAGACGTTGACGTTTCTACTCAAATTACGCCAAACATCAGACTCAACATCCCAATTCTGAGCGCAGCGATGGATACGGTTACAGAATGGGAGATGGCAATAGCAATGGCAAGGGAAGGAGGCTTAGGTGTAATTCACAGAAACATGAGCATAGAAGAGCAAGTTGAGATGGTAAAAAAGGTCAAGAGAGCGGAGCGCTTTATAATTGAAGATGTCATAACCATAAGCCCAGATGAGACTTTGGACTATGCACTGTTCTTAATGGAGAAGCACGACATTGATGGACTTCCAGTTGTTCAAGACGGAAAGGTTGTTGGAATAATATCCAAGAAAGACATTGCGACAAAAGAGGGGCAGAAGGTCAAAGACATCATGACGGAAGATGTGATAACAGTTGAAGAGGACATAAGCGTTGAAGAGGCTATGAAAATAATGGTTGAAAACAGAATTGACAGGTTACCAGTTATAAACAAAGAAGGCAGGCTTATTGGTTTAATAACGATGAGCGACCTTGTTCTGAGAAAGAAGTTCAAGAATGCTGTGAGAGATGAAAACGGCGATCTATTAGTGGCAGCTGCAGTTGGACCTTTTGATTTAAAGAGAGCTTTAGCACTAGACAAAGCAGGTGTCGATGTCATAGTTATTGACACTGCTCATGCCCACAATCTCAAGGCAATTGAATCCATGAAGGAAATAAGAGCCAAAGTTGATGCTGACTTAATAGTTGGAAACATTGCAAATCCAAAGGCAGTTGACGATTTAACCTTTGCAGATGCCGTTAAAGTTGGAATAGGGCCCGGAAGCATATGCACAACAAGAGTAGTTGCTGGAGTTGGTGTTCCGCAGATAACAGCAATAGCAATGGTTGCAGACAGAGCAGAAGAATACGGAATTAAGGTCATTGCAGATGGGGGAATAAAGTACAGCGGAGATATAGTGAAAGCCATTGCAGCCGGAGCTGATGCTGTAATGCTTGGCAACCTCCTGGCTGGAACAAAAGAAGCGCCGGGTAAAGAGGTCATCATAAACGGAAGGAAATACAAGCAGTACAGAGGAATGGGTTCTCTGGGAGCAATGATGAAAGGAGGGGCAGAAAGATACTACCAGAAAGGTCACATGAAGACAAGGAAGTTCGTCCCAGAGGGAGTTGAGGGTGTCGTTCCTTACAAGGGAAGTGTTAGTGAGGTTTTGTATCAGCTCATCGGTGGCTTAAGAGCTGGAATGGGATATGTTGGAGCGAAAAACATTCAGGAGCTGAAAGAAAAAGGAGAATTCGTAATCATCACGCAAGCTGGACTCAAGGAAAGCCATCCACACGACATCTTCATAACAAACGAAGCTCCAAACTATCCGATTGGAAAGTGA
- the purQ gene encoding phosphoribosylformylglycinamidine synthase I, with the protein MPKFAVIVFPGTNCDFETVEAIRKAGGKVERVWYKESLKDFDGVVLPGGFSYADYLRAGAISARAEIMEEVKELAKDGKPVLGICNGFQILTESGLLAGTLRPNKVPRFLCKWVYLRVVYTETAFTGFYKEGEVIRMPIAHAEGNYYANDLSKVRIAFQYSDENGDITEEANPNGSLLNIAGISNEKGNVLGMMPHPERASDRWLGSEDGLRVFKSMVEYAKR; encoded by the coding sequence ATGCCAAAGTTCGCTGTCATAGTGTTTCCAGGGACAAACTGTGATTTTGAGACTGTTGAAGCAATTAGAAAAGCTGGGGGAAAAGTGGAGAGAGTTTGGTATAAGGAAAGCTTGAAAGACTTTGATGGTGTTGTTTTGCCTGGCGGTTTTAGCTATGCTGATTATCTAAGGGCTGGAGCGATAAGCGCAAGAGCTGAGATAATGGAGGAAGTCAAGGAGCTTGCTAAAGATGGAAAACCAGTGCTTGGAATATGCAACGGTTTTCAAATTTTAACTGAGAGCGGACTTTTAGCTGGAACCTTGAGACCAAACAAAGTTCCAAGATTCCTATGTAAGTGGGTCTATCTTAGAGTTGTATACACTGAAACGGCTTTTACAGGCTTTTACAAAGAAGGAGAAGTCATTAGAATGCCAATAGCTCATGCGGAGGGTAATTATTACGCCAATGATCTGAGCAAAGTTAGGATAGCCTTTCAATACAGTGATGAGAATGGCGACATTACAGAAGAGGCTAATCCAAACGGTTCTCTGTTAAATATAGCGGGAATAAGCAACGAGAAGGGCAACGTTCTCGGCATGATGCCTCATCCAGAGAGAGCGAGCGACAGATGGCTGGGAAGTGAGGATGGGTTGAGGGTCTTCAAATCTATGGTGGAGTATGCTAAAAGGTGA
- the purM gene encoding phosphoribosylformylglycinamidine cyclo-ligase, translating into MMTYAQAGVDVEKTEKALKGLISLAKATFEFRKNKLGQVAADIGHYAGLIDFGDFYLAITTDGVGTKVLVADAVGKYDTIGIDMIAMNVNDLICVGAEPVALVDYLAVREPNDKIFEEIAKGLYEGAKQSGIAIVGGETAVMPDLINGLDLAGTAIGIVEKGKVITGKEIKPGDIVIGIESSGIHSNGLTLARKLLIPKYGLEYEFEGKKLWEHLLEPTRIYVKPILELLKSVEVRGLAHITGGGLLNLKRLTKYGFSLEMPPISGIFKLIYEDGVPLEEMFRVFNMGIGFVVIVPQEDKEEALHILNKHYPSYEIGKVIEESKIKVENYKIVL; encoded by the coding sequence ATGATGACCTATGCTCAAGCTGGCGTGGATGTTGAGAAAACAGAAAAAGCTCTAAAAGGTTTAATCTCACTCGCAAAGGCAACATTTGAGTTTAGAAAAAATAAATTGGGTCAAGTTGCGGCAGATATAGGTCACTATGCAGGTCTAATTGATTTTGGAGATTTCTACTTGGCTATAACAACAGACGGAGTTGGAACTAAAGTTTTAGTTGCTGATGCAGTGGGAAAATACGACACCATTGGAATTGATATGATTGCAATGAATGTAAACGACTTAATCTGTGTTGGAGCTGAACCTGTAGCTTTGGTGGATTATTTAGCTGTGAGAGAGCCCAATGATAAAATTTTCGAAGAAATAGCTAAAGGACTCTACGAGGGAGCTAAGCAAAGTGGGATTGCAATTGTGGGTGGAGAGACTGCAGTAATGCCCGATTTAATAAATGGCCTCGACCTAGCTGGCACTGCTATTGGGATTGTTGAAAAGGGAAAAGTTATTACTGGGAAAGAAATAAAGCCCGGAGATATTGTCATTGGCATTGAGAGCTCAGGGATTCACTCCAATGGCTTAACCTTAGCGAGAAAGCTTTTAATTCCAAAGTATGGGCTCGAATATGAGTTTGAAGGTAAGAAGCTTTGGGAGCATTTGCTCGAGCCAACAAGGATTTATGTGAAGCCGATTTTAGAGCTTTTGAAGAGCGTTGAAGTTAGAGGATTAGCTCACATAACTGGTGGCGGGCTTTTAAACCTAAAGAGACTTACAAAATATGGATTCTCCCTTGAAATGCCGCCAATTAGTGGAATTTTTAAATTAATATATGAAGATGGTGTTCCCCTAGAAGAAATGTTTAGGGTTTTCAACATGGGAATAGGTTTTGTTGTGATAGTTCCACAAGAAGACAAAGAAGAGGCACTGCACATTCTCAACAAGCACTATCCGAGTTACGAGATTGGAAAAGTCATTGAAGAATCTAAGATAAAAGTTGAAAACTACAAAATCGTGCTCTAA
- a CDS encoding formate--phosphoribosylaminoimidazolecarboxamide ligase family protein has product MITREQILEVLERYDKENIRIGVIGSHSALDIADGAKEEGFKTLIVSQKGRHRTYAHYFKETRTKDGLTKGFIDEVIILEKFAQIIEIQEELRKRNVIFIPNRSFVVYTGIDKVENDFLVPLFGSRNLLRSEERSEEKSYYWLLEKAGLPYPEPIEDPKDINELVIVKLPHAKKRLERGFFTAASYKEFREKAERLIKLGVITEEDLAKARIERYIIGPVFNFDFFYSPIDEEIELLGIDWRFETSLDGHVRLPAHQQLTLPEHQFEPEYTVCGHASSTLRESLLEKVFDMAEKYVEVTQKYYPPGIIGPFTLQTALDKDLNFYIYDVAPRTGGGTNIHMAMGHPYGNALWRKPMSTGRRIALEIKRAIELDELEKVVT; this is encoded by the coding sequence TTGATTACGAGAGAACAGATTTTAGAAGTTTTAGAAAGATACGATAAGGAGAACATCAGAATTGGTGTCATTGGAAGCCATTCCGCTCTAGATATTGCAGATGGTGCTAAGGAAGAAGGATTTAAAACACTCATAGTCTCTCAAAAAGGAAGACACAGAACTTATGCTCATTACTTCAAGGAAACGAGGACAAAAGATGGCTTAACTAAGGGCTTCATTGATGAAGTAATTATTTTGGAGAAGTTTGCCCAGATAATTGAGATTCAGGAAGAGCTCAGAAAAAGGAATGTAATTTTTATTCCGAACCGTTCGTTTGTGGTTTATACGGGCATTGACAAAGTTGAAAACGACTTTTTAGTGCCGCTCTTTGGAAGCAGAAATTTGTTAAGGAGCGAAGAAAGAAGTGAAGAGAAGAGCTACTACTGGCTCCTTGAAAAAGCTGGGCTTCCCTATCCAGAACCGATTGAAGATCCAAAAGATATAAACGAGCTCGTTATTGTCAAGCTCCCGCACGCCAAGAAACGCTTGGAGAGAGGATTCTTTACAGCAGCATCTTATAAAGAGTTTAGGGAGAAAGCAGAGCGCTTAATAAAGCTTGGCGTAATAACGGAAGAAGACTTAGCTAAAGCGAGGATAGAACGCTATATTATCGGACCAGTCTTTAACTTTGACTTCTTCTATTCGCCCATAGATGAAGAGATTGAGCTGTTGGGCATTGACTGGCGCTTTGAGACGAGCTTAGATGGTCATGTTAGGTTGCCAGCTCATCAACAATTGACTTTGCCTGAGCATCAATTCGAGCCTGAATATACTGTCTGCGGTCATGCAAGCTCGACTTTGAGGGAGTCTTTGCTTGAGAAGGTCTTTGATATGGCAGAAAAGTACGTTGAGGTGACACAAAAATACTATCCGCCTGGAATAATTGGGCCCTTCACTTTGCAAACAGCTCTTGACAAGGATTTGAACTTCTACATCTACGATGTAGCCCCAAGAACTGGCGGCGGGACAAATATTCACATGGCTATGGGTCATCCGTATGGAAATGCACTGTGGAGAAAGCCGATGAGCACTGGAAGGAGAATTGCGCTTGAGATTAAGAGGGCTATTGAGCTGGATGAGCTTGAGAAAGTTGTTACTTGA